The following DNA comes from Passer domesticus isolate bPasDom1 chromosome 13, bPasDom1.hap1, whole genome shotgun sequence.
CAGAATTCAACCTCACTGCTTCccctcctgcttttcccagcctCTTAGGAGCACTCCAGAATGGGCTGAGTGTGGAGTTGGGCAGCCTGGAAGGGACATCCCCTGGGTCATTCCCCCTGGGCTCTGCATTCCCTGTCCGTAGCTGGTTCTGGATGCTCTCCACCTGTTGCCGGGAGCGTGGGGCCTGGCAGCAGGGGCGGGATGCAGGTTTTTAGGAGACTCTTGTCCTCCCGCTGTTCTCCTGAGTGGTGAGATGGGCTGGGcggagaggagcagggcaggaggtcCCCACGGCTTCCCCGCGGCTGAGGAATGCATCCTCCAAAGCCGGGAGGGAACACGGGCAGTGTGCCTCCAGCTGAGGACTTCCTTAGGAAGTGCGCGGAGGAAGCAGGCGGGGATCAGGAGGGACATTGCCACCTCCTGGTCACTCTGCCCAGAGCACCcgtccccagcagctgggaggagcagggcagacATCCACCCACCTCTGCTCTCTCCTCCGCGGGTGTTGGGTGGCAAGTCCGCGTGAATGCCCCAGGGTCTGGAGGGTTTCACGATAAACCCCTGCCCTGCATTTTCCTCCCCAAaaccagagggcagggagaccTTGCCCCTGCcatccctttgcccagggtGCCATCCCCTTTGCTGGCCATGCCGGGCTGTCCCACAGGTGCAGCCACTGCCTCAGGGCTGTCTCTCATCCAAATCCATCTCTAGGGTCTCAAGGTTTCCCCATCGCCTTGGTGCAGCAATCCTATGTGGGTGAAAGCAATCCCACGTGGCAACTGTCACCTCTTGTCCCTTTGGAGCAGGCTCCATCAGGGGGTTCTCTCAAGTCCCACTTGCATGGCCAGAGGAGTTTCTCTGCTCCCTCTCTGGGGTTTGCTCAGGGTGCAGTCACTGGAACTGCTTGACAATCTCAGGCTTTCAGGACTGTAACCATTCCTGCCAGCTTTGGAAAGGTGTGGAGGATTTGTGTGGATTGTCCCCCTGGAGATTTTGCACTATCCTCTCAATTGTGGGATTTTTACCAtattttatcaagggctctgagctctcttTCCAGTCTCCTCCCATGTCCCCGGAGTCCTGTCAaacctgctgcctgtgctgctggcaaACTCTCCTTCCCTAACACACCAGCATCCTGCCTGCGAGCAACATTCCCAGGGAAATTATGCCACAGACACCTCCAGCTGAGGATTTCTCCTCCTCTGTCCCAAAGACCTGTTCCCCCACACCCCTCAGTCTGGATTTCTGCAGACCCTTGTGATCCAGCCAGGGTTCTGGTATCCCATGGTCTCTGTGAGGTTGCCATGCAGCAGACACTTCAGACATGTGTCTTGTcttctgcccccagccccacttttAGGGTGGCAGAAGCCCCCCAGGCCTGCCCAGCTCCCATTCCCACATCCCCCCCAGAGAGGCTGGAGGGGAGAGGGCTGCTCTGGAGATGTGCTGTCTTGCCACAGGTTCCTCTTCATCCTGCTGGGGCCCGCCAGAGTGAACACCTACCACGAGGTTGGCagggccatggccaccctgctgACAGATGaggtgagcctggcacagcacccaggggacaccaggactcctctgctctgcaggctgcagcagagggcAGAGGATGGGGCAAGCTGGTGGCCTGCCTTCCCCAAgataaaaaaccaaaagcttGGGTGGGTTTGCAGGATGTAGGGCACCTGTTGCCCTGAAGTGGGTGGGCTTGTTTCCTGGTgatggctgcaggctgggaggaAGGTTCCAAGTGGATGAATGGAGGGACATGGTGGCTGAACCACGGCATCTCCCCACAGCTCTTCCAAAGAGTTGCCCGGCAGGCTGAGCACCGAGAGGACCTCTTGGCAGGGATGGAGGCATTCCTGGATGAGCTGATTGTGCTTCCTCCTGGGAAATGGGACCCTGGTGCCCGAATTCCTCCACCAAGCCATCTGCCAGCTCCACGCAGGAggtgggctggagggagggcaCCCCAACCCCTGCCATCCCCtctgcagggtcctgcagggaTACCTCTGTCTGTGACACTGGAACTTCTATCTCCATGGGGATGAAGCTGCCCAGGAGCCAGGGGTTCCTCCCAGCCAGGCTCCTCCACAGGTCCCTGCTTTGGTCCCCCTGCTGCTAGTCCTGCTGTCCTACTTGGCAGTGCATGGCAAATCCCCTGCAAAGGGAGCTGATGAGAACACTGGGATGCAGCACTCACATGTGAAACTCAACCTCTGAGCAGAACAccctgggctctgcccagctcctccGCTAAAACCAGTCCTGCAagggctggctccagagctTGCCAGAGGAAATCATGgttgagttggaaggaaccttcaAAGATCTTCATCTGCCAtgtctcctcctcttcctgatCTTTCTCCTCTCCATTATCAGGGGATGCACAAGCCCTGTTTGCACCCCTGTCCTCTCTCCAttctccctttcctctcctgGTGTCCCCTAAATGCAGCTGGGTCCTGAGGGCCCCAACCTGCAGCCTGTTGtctcaggctctgctctgccacaggacCACTGTGAACCCACTGGACCAGCAGCCACATGGTAATGGGgacatggcagcagctggggacagagccagcccagggcacgCGCGCcctggggaggagctggagaggaCAGGCAGGTCAGTGTGGGAGGTGCAGCAgggggctggatttggggcagGTCACTGGTTGCTCATGGGGCCACCAGGTCCAAGCCCCTCTGAGCTCCTGTACCCATGGGAAGGGACAATCCCTTGCTGTgcagctctctgtggggtgtgctctgagacctccctcccccaccccaggcTTTTTGGGGGGCTGCTGCGAGACATCCGGAGGAAGGCACCGTGGTATGGCAGCGACTTCTCCGACGGCCTGCACCCTCAGTGCCTCTCAGCAGTGCTCTACATCTACCTGGCGACAGTCACCAACGCCATCACCTTCGGGGGCATGCTGGGGGATGCAACTTCCAACATGCAGGTCGGTGTGGCCTGGGGTGCCTGGTACCAACCCtactcagcccagcccagagagccccgGAGTGCCCACCTCCTACCAGCATCCCCAGGATATCCTGAGCGTTCCCTGAATTCTGCCTCCCTCCCCCGTGGTCCCCAGCACTGACCCTGTATTTTGTGCTGCTGCGGGGGCAGGCCCACAACCCTCCTCCCTGCCATGTGCCTGGCACCTGGCACCCCTTGCCTGCATTTCAGGGGGTGCTGGAGAGCTTCCTGGGCACAGCCTTTGCTGGCTTCATCTTCTGCCTCTTTTCGGGCCAGCCCCTGACCATCCTGAGCAGCACTGGCCCCGTGCTCGTCTTTGAGCgcctcctcttctccttcaGCCAGTGAGTTCAGTGCCAGGGACAGATCCTCAGCCCCGTCCCCCCTGCAGCATGAGCCACCAACACTCCAGGCAGGGGTCACTGGCGAGGCTTTCAGTCACCCTTTTCCCCAGGGATCACAGCCTGGACTACCTGGAGTTCCGCCTCTGGATTGGGCTGTGGGTGGCCTTTTTTGGCGTGGTGCTGGTGGCCACCGAGGCCAGTCACCTGGTGCGGAACTTCACCCGCTTCACCGAGGAAGGCTTCTGCGCGCTCATCAGCCTGATATTCATCTACGACTCCCTGAAGAAGATGCTGAGCCTGGCAGATGCCTTCCCCATCAACTGGCAGTACCGGCTGGACAACGTCACCTCCTACAGCTGCACCTGCAACTTGTCCAGCCCCAGTGAGCCCAGGCAGCCGTGGGCGGGTGGGGAGCAGgaagctgctgccccaggatgCCACTGGGAACCTGTTTCCTGGCTGGATGGGGGAAGGCACTGGAGGAGGAGGCTGTTTAATCCCAACCTCGCCTGCCTGAGCACATTGCAGTGTCCTCCACTTCCCTCCATAGTCTGTCCATCTATTGCTGCCTCCCAGAACTGCCCAGGAACCAGGCAGGGCAGTACAGGGAGCTAGGACAGCCTTGGCCCATCTCCTATGCCTCCAGGATGGGGGATGTCACAGGCTGGAAAGGGACACCTGGATGGGTTCACTCTGCCATTTCTAGCCCAGTCTGTAAATCAGGGGCTGTTTTTGGGGGCTTGAAGTCATGACCCTGGAAATTACATGTCCCGCACTGACCCTGTAAATGAGACTTACACCATGTGCCAAAAACATCAGTGCTGGCCAGCCTGGGATCAATGGTGCCTCTGAGTGTCCAGTGCTTTAGCCAAGCCCTTCACAGGGACATCCCTCCCTTGGTGCTCCCTGGACATCAACCAGCACCAGGGCCTCAGAGGTCACATGGGTCCCATCCAGCACCCTGAGCCCTCAGGAAGAGCTTGAGGACCCAGCCTGATGGCAGCACCAACCCAGTCATCCTGATGAAATCAGTACCAATCTGTCCCCTGTCACTTTGCAGGTCACAGCTCGGCAGGGAATGACACATCACTGCCCTCACCCCTGGCCACCTGGCAGGTACAGCCTCTGCTCCCAGACAGGCAGGTGAGGCGCTGGGGTGACCCCAAGGCGTCAATGTGTGACCCCTCCTCACtgcccaccttgtccctgcagcctcctgccaCCCCAGCACTGAGCAGGACCCAGTGCCTGGATCAAGGCGGGCACCTCCTGGGCACCAGCTGCCAGTATGTGCCCGATGTCACCCTCGTCTCCTTCCTGCTCTTCGGGGGCACCTTTCTCTTCTGCATCGCACTCAAGCGCTTCAGGAGCAGCCGCTACTTCCCCGTGGGGGTGAGCACCTTTCAGCCACCCCAGGGACATGGCCACCTGTCCCACAGGTGTGGGGATGGCTCTGGGTGCTGCATTTCAAggctgcccctggagcagcccccaccctgccagcctgggccaAGGCCTCTCCATCTGCAGGTGCGGAAGCTGGTGAGCGACTTCGCTGTCATCCTGGCCATCCTCGCCTCCTGCGCCGTCGATGCTCTCCTGGGCCTGGAGACCCCCAAGCTCCTTGTCCCCAGCGAGCTGAAGGTGCcagcagggtgggcacagcactgTCAGGGTGCGGGTCTGTGCCCACCACGGTGGCCATCCCACTGTGCTGTCACTGTCCTTCTCATCACTGGCTCCAGCCCTACAGCGGTGCAGGCTGCACCCCAGCACATGAGAAAGGGTTGAACACAGCTGATCCCATGCACTATAAATAACCTGGCTCAGAGCTGCACTGTACAGATCACACTGGAGCAAGAGCCAcaagctcagctctgggcttggGCTACTCACCCTGGCTGTGGagtggggctggcagcaccccagagcaggcagtgctCATCACACCTCCTTGGGCTCACCATCATCACTGCCCCATGCCACCTCTCCCACCTGCTGTCACAGGCAcatgcccagctcctggcttgTGGTGTCCAAGAACAACACCCTGCTCTGTCACAGCCAGGTTGTCCTTGTGGGGGGCTGGTGGgtcagcagcatccccaggatGAATGAGGATGCTCTTCCACCCCGAGGTGGGGCATCCCTGGGCGCCTGTAGggctccagcctgggcacctggggctgctcccaccaCCCGACTGCACTGCACACCCCACACGTGGGTGGCAGCTGCCATGACCCTtctgctctccacagcccaCAAACCCAGCACGGGGCTGGATCGTTTTCCCCTTTGGAGCCAACCCATGGTGGGTCTGCCTGCTGTCCGCAGTGCCTGCTGTCCTTGTCACCATCCTCATCTTCATGGACCAGCAGATCACAGCTGTCATCCTTAACCGCA
Coding sequences within:
- the SLC4A9 gene encoding anion exchange protein 4, with product MQAHMPGAGGTALRAADNCSQPRPECSNPGAPSQAFDCSIFPSSTATAARRAGAALQWEERGDVTCPLLFIQLNQLLSTPAGLEWREMARWIKFEEKVEDGGERWSVPHVPALPLHSLFQLRTCLQKGTMLLDLDATSFKEIIDKALSEQPEEAELQPALRERLAALLLLQPQHQPTKSLLQLLAELALSPCRGKAKGRSEPRTQVSKIPLKEQLRNRFKKKVPPGAEAAHVAVGEVEFLEKPFTAFIRLRFLFILLGPARVNTYHEVGRAMATLLTDEALLCHRTTVNPLDQQPHGNGDMAAAGDRASPGHARPGEELERTGRLFGGLLRDIRRKAPWYGSDFSDGLHPQCLSAVLYIYLATVTNAITFGGMLGDATSNMQGVLESFLGTAFAGFIFCLFSGQPLTILSSTGPVLVFERLLFSFSQDHSLDYLEFRLWIGLWVAFFGVVLVATEASHLVRNFTRFTEEGFCALISLIFIYDSLKKMLSLADAFPINWQYRLDNVTSYSCTCNLSSPSEPRQPWAGHSSAGNDTSLPSPLATWQPPATPALSRTQCLDQGGHLLGTSCQYVPDVTLVSFLLFGGTFLFCIALKRFRSSRYFPVGVRKLVSDFAVILAILASCAVDALLGLETPKLLVPSELKVPAGWAQHCQVPAVLVTILIFMDQQITAVILNRREYKLQKGAGFHLDLLCVSLLMVVTSVTGLPWYVSATVISLAHMESLRKESGTSAPGEQPEFLGIREQRLTGLAVFILMGVSVFMAPVLKHIPMPVLYGVFLHMGVTALNSIQYSFLAITLL